A section of the Passer domesticus isolate bPasDom1 chromosome 17, bPasDom1.hap1, whole genome shotgun sequence genome encodes:
- the KMT5A gene encoding N-lysine methyltransferase KMT5A, whose product MAARANRRPARDDWQEVKPMGLPGVTRRLPAERLAAAGTPRGQSGPPGAGAPGRGAAAAAPMAGGKNMPKTRAGGVEKASPESAERKGPSRPRTGGENVFIGQSKIYGYLNPSKAPGARPPLQEENSVMYHEVKCQGKTLKETYRKGAGKKNGGRIVEGAVKPEDQKDKEGGCNPLVPSSDQNQETVETQKTPLPAECAEEANAKPAQKKMVKAKRGPRKKTQGRAPNRKVTDYYPVRRSSRKSKSELETEERRKIDELITSGKEEGMKIDYIDGKGRGVIATKHFNRGEFVVEYHGDLIEITDAKKREAVYAQDPSTGCYMYYFQYLSKTYCVDATKETNRLGRLINHSKCGNCQTKLHDIDGVPHLILIASRDIKAGEELLYDYGDRSKASIEAHPWLKH is encoded by the exons ATGGCCGCTCGCGCCAATCGGAGGCCTGCGCGCGATGATTGGCAGGAGGTTAAACCAATGGGGTTGCCAGGGGTAACGCGGCGTCTCCCTGCGGAGCGGTTGGCGGCGGCGGGGACTCCGCGGGGACAGTCGGGGCCGCCCGGCGCGGGGGCTccggggcgcggggccgccgccgccgcccccatGGCTGGAG GGAAGAACATGCCCAAGACCAGGGCGGGCGGCGTGGAGAAGGCAAGCCCCGAGAGCGCCGAGAGGAAGGGCCCTAGCCGCCCCCGGACCGGCGGG GAGAATGTGTTTATTGGTCAATCCAAAATCTACGGCTACCTGAACCCCAGCAAAGCTCCTGGTGCTCGCCCCCCACTTCAAGAAGAAAACTCTGTCATGTATCACGAGGTGAAATGTCAGGGCAAAACACTAAAGGAAACCTACAGGAAAGGAGCTG GAAAAAAGAATGGTGGCAGAATAGTTGAAGGTGCTGTGAAACCAGAAGACCAGAAGGATAAGGAAGGTGGGTGCAATCCTTTGGTGCCCTCCTCTGATCAAAACCAAGAAACTGTGGAAACCCAAAAGACTCCCCTGCCTGCAGAGTGTGCTGAGGAGGCCAATGCAAAGCCAGCTCAGAAGAAGATGGTTAAAGCAAAACGAGGACCAAGGAAAAA AACACAAGGAAGAGCACCAAACCGAAAAGTGACAGATTATTACCCAGTTAGAAGAAGTTCCAGGAAGAGCAAATCTGAATTGGAG ActgaggaaaggaggaaaatagATGAGCTGATTACAAgtgggaaggaagaaggaatgAAG ATTGATTACATTGATGGCAAAGGGAGAGGAGTAATTGCTACTAAACATTTTAATCGAGGAGAATTTGTGGTTGAATATCACGGGGATCTCATCGAGATCACTGACGCCAAGAAACGAGAGGCTGTGTATGCTCAAGACCCATCCACAGGCTGCTACATGTACTACTTCCAGTACCTCAGCAAAACCTACTG TGTCGATGCTACGAAAGAAACGAATCGCCTGGGGAGGCTCATTAATCACAGCAAGTGTGGCAATTGTCAGACCAAGCTCCACGACATCGATGGTGTGCCTCATCTCATCCTCATAGCTTCCAGGGACATTAAGGCAGGTGAAGAACTCTTGTACGACTACGGAGACAGAAGCAAAGCTTCCATTGAAGCTCACCCGTGGCTGAAACACTAA
- the RILPL2 gene encoding RILP-like protein 2, translated as MERGRGGEEELEEEDDEDEEEDGGPESALEKSPFQLTAADVYDISSVVGRDLLQLRAGPQLPAARARLQFRIVRVLEMLEALVSESSVAEEQLRRERDSLRRELEQLRAAARGSAPQPSLGPDQMVIDLTDPNRPRFTLQELRDVLQERNQLKAQLLVVQEELQCYKSGIISQKRDQTEELDKEASGSSAGTRKNSEEKTIIKRLFSFKHGK; from the exons atggagcggggccggggcggggaggaggagctggaggaggaggatgatgaggatgaggaggaggatggcGGCCCGGAGAgcgccctggagaagagcccgttCCAGCTGACGGCCGCGGATGTCTACGACATCTCCTCCGTGGTGGGCCGGGACCTGCTGCAGCTCCGCGCCGGGCCGCAGCtgcccgccgcccgcgcccggCTGCAGTTCAGGATCGTCAGGGTGCTGGAGATGCTGGAGGCGCTGGTGAGCGAGAGCAGCGTGGCCGAGGAGCAGCTGCGGCGGGAGCGGGACAGCCTCCGgcgggagctggagcagctgcgggCGGCGGCCCGGGGCAGCGCCCCGCAG CCCAGCCTTGGACCAGATCAGATGGTGATAGACCTCACAGACCCCAACCGGCCCCGGTTCACGTTACAGGAGCTCCGAGATGTATTGCAAGAGAGGAACCAGCTGAAAGCTCAGCTGCTGGTGGTGCAAGAGGAGCTGCAGTGCTATAAGAG TGGGATCATCTCACAGAAAAGGGACCAAACTGAAGAACTGGACAAAGAAgccagtggcagcagtgctggcaccaGAAAGAACAGTGAAGAGAAGACAATCATCAAAAGGCT gttttcttttaaacatgGAAAATGA